One genomic window of Spirochaetota bacterium includes the following:
- a CDS encoding chemotaxis response regulator protein-glutamate methylesterase encodes MSEKIKVLVVDDSALVRKVISDILESDKEIEVIGTANNGKSAVFKNLTLNPDVITMDIEMPIMNGLEALQEIIKTNPKPVIMMSVLTQYGAEATFKALEYGAVDFIPKPSTVLAMSMDDIAELLITKVKAVAKASLNLHVRKSEDVSETNKVSIVAKHEDKKKIVGIGTSTGGPSALQRVLQKLPKNFPSPILVVQHMPPGFTKAFAERLDSLCNVSVKEAEDGEKILNGCVYIAPGDSHIVVEKTGDIRVIRLSQAEKVSGHRPSADVLFHSLAKEDTDNVIGVIMTGMGRDGANGIKEIHDRGGYTIAQDESTSVVYGMNRVAVEMGAVDAVVAVDSIPQEIISHI; translated from the coding sequence ATGTCAGAAAAAATAAAGGTTCTGGTTGTTGATGATTCTGCTCTGGTCAGAAAAGTAATTTCTGATATTCTTGAAAGTGATAAAGAAATAGAAGTCATTGGCACTGCAAATAACGGCAAATCAGCGGTATTTAAAAATCTTACTTTAAATCCTGATGTCATAACTATGGATATTGAAATGCCCATAATGAACGGGCTGGAGGCTTTACAGGAAATTATCAAAACAAATCCCAAGCCTGTTATCATGATGAGTGTATTGACACAATACGGTGCTGAAGCAACATTCAAGGCATTAGAATATGGCGCAGTTGATTTTATCCCTAAACCTTCAACTGTTCTGGCTATGAGCATGGATGACATAGCAGAACTTCTTATTACTAAAGTTAAAGCAGTAGCAAAAGCTTCGCTTAATTTACATGTAAGAAAGAGTGAAGATGTTTCAGAAACTAATAAAGTATCTATAGTTGCAAAGCATGAAGACAAAAAAAAGATTGTTGGTATTGGTACCTCAACCGGTGGTCCTTCAGCCTTGCAGAGAGTATTACAAAAGTTGCCTAAAAATTTCCCCTCACCAATACTGGTGGTACAGCATATGCCCCCGGGTTTTACCAAAGCGTTTGCCGAACGATTAGATAGTTTATGCAATGTATCTGTAAAAGAAGCGGAGGATGGCGAAAAAATATTGAATGGTTGTGTGTATATAGCCCCGGGCGATTCTCATATCGTGGTTGAGAAGACAGGTGATATCCGTGTTATTCGTCTGTCACAGGCCGAGAAGGTTTCCGGGCATAGACCTTCAGCAGATGTGCTGTTTCATTCTCTTGCAAAAGAAGATACAGATAATGTTATTGGTGTCATCATGACAGGTATGGGACGTGATGGTGCCAATGGTATAAAAGAAATCCATGATAGGGGAGGTTATACCATTGCTCAGGATGAATCTACATCTGTTGTGTATGGGATGAACCGTGTTGCAGTTGAGATGGGGGCAGTGGATGCTGTTGTGGCTGTAGATTCAATACCCCAGGAAATAATTTCTCATATTTAG
- a CDS encoding response regulator — protein sequence MAKILIVDDAKFMRTLVKDALVPKGHEIIGEAENGVEAVQLYKKLRPDLVTMDITMREKDGIEAAEEILQFDPNARIIMVTALGQENLLTRAIKIGVKDFVVKPFPPERLQKAAEKALA from the coding sequence ATGGCTAAAATACTGATAGTTGATGATGCTAAGTTTATGCGGACCCTTGTGAAGGATGCACTGGTACCCAAAGGCCATGAGATAATAGGAGAAGCTGAAAATGGAGTGGAAGCAGTACAGCTTTATAAAAAATTGCGGCCTGACCTTGTGACAATGGATATTACCATGCGCGAGAAAGATGGCATTGAAGCAGCAGAAGAAATTTTACAGTTTGATCCCAATGCAAGAATCATTATGGTAACTGCATTAGGTCAGGAAAATTTGCTGACTCGAGCTATAAAAATTGGTGTGAAGGATTTTGTCGTTAAACCATTCCCTCCGGAAAGACTTCAGAAAGCTGCTGAAAAAGCATTAGCATAA
- a CDS encoding segregation/condensation protein A: MITPDNNNVQCILHIENFDGPLDLLWDLIKKSKIEITQVSIADITEQYLEYLKLMESINIPVAMEFIVMASELLYYKSKALLPGADIGDEFFVPPLPPELIQKLLEYKKYQIASKNLLKLHEMQSDVFTRQISPLSVDEEVYIEVNLFDLLNAFVDVLEADKEIEQQRIVFDEILVSDRIMLLVSMLQNKDKIEFHEMFTRDPGRMEVVVTLLALLEMTRIGAITVLQHAQFGNIYIFKKDLEKVDTLH; encoded by the coding sequence ATGATAACACCCGACAACAATAATGTTCAGTGTATTTTACACATTGAAAATTTTGATGGACCGCTTGATTTATTGTGGGATCTTATAAAGAAGTCAAAGATAGAAATAACTCAGGTTTCTATAGCTGATATTACAGAGCAGTACCTGGAGTATTTAAAGCTCATGGAAAGCATTAACATTCCTGTTGCCATGGAATTTATCGTAATGGCCAGTGAATTATTATATTATAAATCAAAAGCATTATTGCCAGGTGCTGATATAGGAGATGAATTTTTTGTTCCACCACTTCCCCCGGAACTTATACAGAAGCTTCTGGAATATAAAAAATACCAGATAGCATCTAAAAACTTATTGAAATTGCATGAAATGCAATCGGATGTGTTTACCAGGCAGATTTCACCTTTATCTGTTGACGAAGAAGTATATATTGAAGTTAATCTTTTTGACCTTTTGAATGCGTTTGTTGATGTGCTTGAAGCAGATAAGGAAATTGAGCAGCAACGAATAGTATTTGATGAAATTCTTGTGAGTGACCGTATAATGTTACTGGTTAGTATGTTACAAAATAAAGATAAAATAGAATTTCATGAGATGTTTACCCGGGATCCGGGAAGAATGGAGGTCGTTGTGACATTACTGGCTTTGCTTGAAATGACCCGTATAGGAGCTATTACTGTATTGCAACATGCGCAGTTTGGGAACATTTATATATTTAAAAAGGATTTAGAAAAAGTGGATACATTGCATTAA
- the scpB gene encoding SMC-Scp complex subunit ScpB, translating into MGDSDDLFGIVEAILFVSAEPVPLQFFTKQLGIDATQAKIIIDSLIDEYEDRDKGIKIIEISGGYQFVTNPKFANQLRQAMGYKKKETLSKGMLETLAIIAYKQPIMLAEIEELRGVSSRMMVAALMRKNLIKPVGRKDVPGRPLLYGTTDEFLRYFGLNKLSDLPKLSEIKEFNFEEE; encoded by the coding sequence ATGGGCGATAGTGACGATCTCTTTGGTATAGTAGAGGCTATACTTTTCGTATCAGCTGAACCTGTCCCATTGCAGTTTTTTACCAAACAGTTAGGTATAGATGCTACCCAGGCAAAAATTATCATTGATTCTCTTATAGATGAATATGAAGACCGTGATAAAGGAATAAAAATTATTGAGATATCTGGCGGGTATCAGTTTGTTACCAATCCAAAATTTGCAAACCAGTTGCGTCAGGCAATGGGATATAAGAAAAAAGAAACATTGTCTAAAGGGATGCTGGAAACATTAGCTATCATTGCCTACAAACAGCCAATAATGCTTGCAGAGATTGAAGAACTTAGGGGTGTATCATCACGAATGATGGTTGCAGCACTTATGCGTAAAAATCTTATAAAGCCTGTTGGCAGAAAAGATGTTCCCGGAAGGCCATTATTATATGGTACAACCGATGAGTTTTTACGCTATTTTGGATTAAACAAACTATCTGACCTGCCCAAGCTATCAGAAATAAAAGAATTTAACTTTGAAGAGGAATAA
- the pheA gene encoding prephenate dehydratase, which produces MDTANFEKNIIESLSQLTELYSKELQNIIKEGEQGIFPVKAKIISHLQQYARPPLTPELIEKIATEIFSVALSAARPLKVAYLGPVGTFTHIALLEIFGDVIEALPHRTISDVFDEVETGRATFGVVPIENSTEGAVTYTMDEFLDTDLKIVSEKSLRITYSLLSVCDSIEKIKKIYSHPQSLAQCKNWLKANLPNVEINQVNSTAKAAETASWDKYSAAIASNISAKIYNLNIIADGIEDSRQNYTRFLVLGKHDNPPTGNDKTSIVCAVKDQPGALYKLLKPFSEHGINMTMIESRPDKKKMWAYNFFIDFNGHRTDPVVQKALEAMKQETIFLKVLGSYQAEKHD; this is translated from the coding sequence ATGGATACTGCCAATTTTGAAAAAAACATAATTGAATCGTTATCTCAGTTAACGGAACTATACAGCAAAGAGTTACAGAACATTATAAAAGAAGGTGAGCAGGGAATTTTTCCAGTTAAAGCAAAAATAATATCGCATCTGCAGCAATATGCTCGACCACCACTTACCCCTGAGTTAATAGAAAAAATTGCAACAGAAATATTTTCTGTGGCTCTTTCAGCGGCGCGCCCTCTTAAGGTTGCATATTTAGGTCCGGTGGGGACGTTTACCCATATTGCTCTGCTGGAAATTTTTGGTGATGTTATAGAGGCTCTACCGCATAGGACTATTTCGGATGTATTTGATGAAGTTGAGACAGGGAGAGCAACATTTGGTGTAGTCCCAATTGAAAACAGTACCGAAGGTGCGGTAACCTATACTATGGATGAATTTCTTGATACTGATTTAAAAATTGTATCTGAAAAGTCGCTCAGGATTACCTATAGCCTGCTATCAGTATGTGACAGTATTGAAAAGATTAAAAAAATATATTCACATCCGCAATCGCTTGCTCAATGTAAAAACTGGCTTAAAGCAAATTTACCCAATGTTGAAATAAATCAGGTTAATTCAACTGCTAAAGCTGCTGAAACTGCATCATGGGATAAATACTCAGCCGCTATCGCTTCAAATATTTCAGCTAAAATATATAATCTTAACATCATTGCTGATGGTATTGAAGATTCACGTCAAAATTATACACGGTTTTTAGTTTTAGGGAAGCATGATAATCCTCCCACAGGTAATGACAAAACATCAATAGTGTGTGCTGTGAAAGATCAGCCTGGTGCGCTGTACAAGCTTTTAAAACCGTTTAGTGAACATGGTATTAATATGACCATGATTGAGTCACGCCCCGATAAGAAGAAGATGTGGGCATATAACTTTTTTATTGATTTTAATGGGCATAGAACTGACCCTGTTGTCCAGAAGGCGCTGGAGGCCATGAAACAGGAAACCATATTCTTAAAGGTTCTGGGATCATATCAGGCTGAAAAACATGATTAA
- the aroF gene encoding 3-deoxy-7-phosphoheptulonate synthase yields the protein MIIVLKPNVTQDEIDHIVGKIKSLNLQPHVSKGQYRTIITVIGDEDIIREQPLEAISGVESVKPILKPYKLASKETHPDRTIVQVGDIEIGGDKIVLVAGPCAVEGEKEIIEHAKMVKQAGASMLRAGAYKPRSSPYTFQGYGALGLKYLAKAKEETGLPIITEVMDPRDVELVAQYADVLQVGTRNMQNFNLLKELGKIDKPVLLKRGMSATINEFLMSAEYILSQGNKQVILCPRGIRTFEDVTRNTLDVGAVPVLKDFSHLPVVCDPSHAMGLKDYVVSAALAYVAAGADGIMVEAHPNPEEAMSDGQQTINFEQLVELKKKLASVALALGRGIY from the coding sequence ATGATTATAGTACTAAAACCCAATGTTACACAGGATGAAATTGATCATATAGTTGGTAAAATAAAGTCACTTAATTTGCAGCCACATGTCTCAAAGGGACAGTACAGGACAATTATCACCGTTATAGGCGATGAGGATATCATCCGCGAACAGCCGCTTGAGGCAATATCAGGCGTTGAATCGGTCAAACCAATATTAAAACCGTACAAGTTAGCAAGTAAAGAAACTCATCCTGATAGGACTATAGTGCAAGTGGGTGATATTGAGATTGGCGGCGATAAGATTGTACTGGTGGCTGGCCCATGTGCCGTAGAGGGCGAAAAGGAAATAATTGAGCATGCAAAAATGGTTAAACAGGCTGGCGCATCCATGCTTCGGGCAGGAGCATATAAGCCCCGCTCATCGCCGTACACGTTTCAGGGGTATGGTGCATTGGGATTAAAATATTTAGCAAAGGCAAAAGAGGAAACAGGGTTACCGATAATTACTGAGGTAATGGACCCCCGTGATGTAGAACTTGTTGCCCAGTATGCTGATGTATTGCAGGTAGGTACTCGCAATATGCAAAATTTTAATTTGTTAAAAGAGTTAGGGAAGATAGACAAACCGGTGTTATTGAAGCGAGGAATGAGTGCAACCATCAATGAATTCCTGATGTCAGCAGAGTATATCCTTTCACAGGGCAATAAACAGGTGATACTATGCCCGCGTGGTATACGCACGTTTGAGGATGTAACCCGTAATACCCTTGATGTTGGTGCCGTACCGGTGCTAAAGGATTTTTCACACTTGCCAGTAGTGTGTGACCCAAGCCACGCAATGGGATTGAAAGATTATGTGGTTTCTGCAGCACTTGCCTATGTGGCAGCAGGAGCTGATGGTATTATGGTTGAAGCACATCCAAATCCCGAAGAAGCAATGTCTGATGGGCAGCAGACAATAAATTTTGAGCAGTTAGTTGAACTTAAAAAGAAACTTGCCAGCGTGGCACTGGCACTGGGTAGGGGAATTTATTAA
- a CDS encoding prephenate dehydrogenase, whose amino-acid sequence MFNKVAIIGLGLIGGSIARMLKKKHQSVHITAYGRKPENLHNAIEEGFIDDVASIDAIDCNDVDLFIVATPVLSSITIITSLLDDPHLKSTALVIDAGSVKQMVIDSIVDHEKAHQFVGCHPMAGSEKSGYTFSTHSILPGAWVIITPHKKNNNDNIIAIKKFWELLECKIHITDAATHDRMVASTSHLPHIVSSVLMDSFFAINKGNNPSDMQPFIGKGFKDMTRLAGGSPDMWADIVLLNNTNIIAVLENYIQSLTKVKHSIQQASLHNDRDVLCRYFEEVQNKWNKYHA is encoded by the coding sequence ATGTTCAATAAGGTTGCTATCATAGGTTTGGGGCTCATTGGTGGATCAATTGCCCGCATGCTTAAAAAAAAGCATCAATCTGTGCATATTACCGCTTACGGCCGTAAACCAGAAAACCTCCACAATGCTATTGAAGAAGGATTTATTGATGATGTTGCCTCTATTGATGCAATTGATTGCAATGATGTTGATCTTTTCATAGTAGCAACGCCGGTGCTATCATCCATCACTATTATTACATCCTTGTTAGATGATCCGCACCTTAAATCCACTGCATTAGTTATAGATGCTGGTAGTGTAAAGCAGATGGTCATTGATTCAATAGTTGATCATGAAAAGGCGCATCAGTTTGTTGGATGCCATCCAATGGCAGGTTCTGAAAAATCCGGATATACATTCAGTACCCACTCCATCCTTCCTGGTGCATGGGTAATTATTACACCGCATAAGAAAAATAACAATGATAATATTATAGCAATAAAAAAATTCTGGGAATTGCTGGAATGCAAAATTCATATTACCGATGCTGCAACGCATGACCGTATGGTTGCCAGTACCAGCCACCTTCCCCATATAGTATCATCGGTGTTAATGGATAGCTTTTTTGCTATTAATAAAGGAAATAACCCATCAGATATGCAGCCTTTCATAGGAAAAGGGTTTAAAGATATGACGCGGCTTGCTGGTGGCAGTCCTGATATGTGGGCTGATATTGTGCTGTTAAACAATACCAATATTATTGCAGTGCTTGAAAACTATATACAATCATTGACTAAGGTTAAACATAGTATACAGCAGGCATCACTACATAATGACCGGGATGTGCTGTGCCGGTATTTTGAAGAAGTTCAGAATAAATGGAATAAGTACCATGCGTAA
- the cmk gene encoding (d)CMP kinase: MRKNIVVAIDGPAGSGKSSVSKEVAKRAGLQYIDSGALYRAITLYVLEHCGEHFTQDDVCRLLEDIQLKQIFNEDGSCSTYCNGVDVSEKIRNETVATHIGKISDIVAVREYVNSLMHNWAKDHSIIVDGRDIGTVVFPDADIKIYLDATVEERALRRAKEYAQKGKNIDVNELKVHIARRDSEDMNRPFGALKKAHDAIYVDTSAMTQQEVIDYIYLLVCKAMG, from the coding sequence ATGCGTAAGAATATTGTTGTGGCTATTGATGGACCTGCAGGTTCAGGGAAAAGTTCTGTATCAAAAGAGGTGGCTAAACGGGCAGGTTTGCAATATATTGATTCAGGGGCATTGTACCGGGCAATTACACTGTATGTACTGGAACATTGTGGTGAACATTTTACACAGGATGATGTGTGCAGGCTCCTTGAAGATATCCAGCTTAAACAAATCTTTAATGAAGATGGAAGCTGCAGCACATATTGTAATGGTGTCGATGTCAGTGAAAAAATACGCAATGAAACAGTAGCCACACATATTGGCAAAATTTCGGATATTGTTGCAGTTAGGGAATATGTCAATTCGCTTATGCACAACTGGGCCAAAGACCATTCAATCATTGTAGATGGGAGGGATATTGGTACCGTTGTGTTTCCTGATGCAGATATAAAGATATATTTAGATGCAACGGTTGAAGAACGGGCATTGCGGCGTGCTAAAGAATATGCGCAAAAAGGAAAAAATATTGACGTAAATGAGTTAAAGGTGCACATTGCTCGACGTGACAGTGAGGATATGAATCGTCCCTTTGGTGCGCTGAAAAAAGCGCATGATGCTATCTATGTCGATACCAGCGCAATGACACAGCAGGAAGTGATTGATTACATCTATTTGCTGGTTTGTAAGGCAATGGGGTGA
- a CDS encoding S1 RNA-binding domain-containing protein → MEVDRNDSQLYMDHVSNLSNDSIQPKTIYTGEIVTVDNDFAYVNIGTKTDGRVSLEEFETAPKVGDVVEVMLMNKRLLDGMYVFSIKAAKKEKSWQKFLKAIEGSSIIQGTVKQKSKNGFVVDCHGVQAFLPLTLAADVKGKSQNGHSTVYFKIKNIDRKKRSVLLSRKDFLDEEQKKIWDNLEANYKPGDVIRGKVTKFVDFGAFVDIGGIEALLHRNDISWRKVFKKKKILKIGEERDFVLLAINRAEGKIALGLKQLVPDPWLSVPERYIVGNTVEGKIVTLTNFGMFVEVEPGVEGYCSASDISWAKRTVNPKELYKKGDRIQSVVLNVDSENRKLLLGIKQLQQNPWDTIEERFPVKSIHTRPIKKIVNFGMFVELEPDIDGLIHISDISWDENFKDIQSQYNEGQEVQFVILDINKDEQKIACGIKQLTKSPWEVIAEKYPPRTIVSGIVTGIVPFGMFVKIDGDTVEGLVHISEVSRKKIESVDTIYKIGDKVNAVVLGVDVDKKRLSLSIKHYEIMTEKEEIKKILNTSTSGTVTLGELLKNKLDKE, encoded by the coding sequence ATGGAAGTAGATAGAAATGATAGCCAGCTATATATGGATCATGTTTCAAACCTTTCAAATGATTCCATTCAGCCCAAAACTATCTATACCGGTGAGATAGTTACTGTTGATAATGATTTTGCCTATGTTAATATTGGCACAAAAACTGATGGCAGGGTCAGCCTGGAAGAGTTTGAAACTGCTCCCAAAGTGGGCGATGTGGTTGAAGTAATGCTTATGAATAAACGCCTTCTTGATGGGATGTATGTATTTTCCATTAAAGCAGCAAAGAAAGAAAAAAGCTGGCAGAAATTCTTAAAAGCTATTGAAGGGTCAAGTATCATACAGGGGACTGTAAAGCAGAAATCAAAGAATGGGTTTGTTGTTGATTGTCATGGTGTGCAGGCTTTCCTGCCTCTGACGCTGGCTGCCGATGTTAAAGGAAAATCTCAGAATGGGCATTCTACTGTTTATTTTAAGATTAAAAATATTGATAGAAAGAAGCGTTCAGTGCTTTTGTCGCGGAAAGATTTTCTTGATGAAGAACAGAAAAAGATATGGGATAATTTAGAAGCAAATTACAAGCCAGGGGATGTAATCCGCGGTAAGGTAACAAAATTTGTGGACTTTGGAGCTTTTGTTGATATTGGCGGTATTGAAGCTCTTCTTCACCGTAACGATATTTCATGGCGTAAAGTATTTAAGAAAAAGAAAATATTAAAGATTGGCGAAGAACGTGATTTTGTACTTCTTGCTATTAACAGAGCAGAAGGAAAAATTGCTTTGGGTTTAAAGCAGCTTGTTCCTGATCCGTGGTTGTCGGTTCCTGAAAGATATATAGTTGGCAATACAGTTGAAGGGAAAATAGTAACACTTACTAATTTTGGAATGTTTGTGGAAGTTGAGCCTGGTGTTGAAGGGTATTGCTCAGCATCGGACATTTCATGGGCAAAGCGAACAGTAAATCCAAAGGAACTGTATAAAAAAGGCGATAGGATACAATCAGTTGTTTTAAATGTAGATTCTGAGAACAGAAAGTTGTTACTGGGTATAAAGCAGTTACAGCAAAATCCCTGGGATACTATTGAAGAGCGTTTCCCTGTAAAAAGTATTCATACGCGTCCAATCAAAAAGATTGTTAACTTTGGCATGTTTGTGGAACTTGAGCCTGATATCGACGGTTTGATCCATATATCGGATATATCATGGGATGAAAATTTTAAAGATATTCAATCACAGTATAATGAAGGCCAGGAAGTTCAATTTGTTATACTTGATATTAATAAAGATGAGCAAAAGATTGCCTGTGGTATCAAGCAACTCACCAAATCACCATGGGAAGTAATTGCCGAAAAATATCCCCCCAGGACAATTGTTAGTGGGATTGTAACCGGGATTGTTCCTTTTGGTATGTTTGTAAAGATTGATGGCGATACCGTTGAAGGGCTTGTTCATATATCAGAGGTATCAAGAAAAAAGATTGAATCAGTTGATACTATCTACAAGATAGGTGATAAGGTTAATGCTGTTGTATTGGGTGTTGATGTTGATAAGAAACGCCTGTCACTCAGTATAAAGCATTATGAAATTATGACCGAAAAGGAAGAAATCAAAAAGATTTTAAACACATCAACGTCTGGTACAGTTACATTGGGTGAACTTTTAAAAAATAAGCTGGATAAGGAATAG
- a CDS encoding tetratricopeptide repeat protein: MIDREVTVHRNIVEQTLMNVRDYIRAHRSVAIKVAIGVSVIVVLGIIAIVYADYKIKKDTADFEAILDEYRTTYTTDIQEHNEKFLRTVKRLQTIADSSYFGYVHRNGYYIIASLYFNEKDYANAAKYYEKASQYASPLFAALALQQAGMASEYLNNVDEALRYYLLCESKYKDGYNIDQILYSIGRMYALKGEYYKAQEYFNRVSTEFPQSFFAKKAAQHSIFLGAIESEKKN, translated from the coding sequence ATGATAGATAGGGAAGTTACTGTTCACCGAAACATTGTTGAGCAAACGCTGATGAATGTGCGCGATTATATTCGTGCTCATCGTTCTGTGGCAATTAAAGTGGCTATTGGTGTATCAGTGATTGTGGTTCTTGGGATTATTGCCATTGTGTATGCTGATTATAAAATAAAAAAAGATACAGCTGATTTTGAAGCAATTCTTGATGAATATAGAACAACATACACAACCGATATACAAGAACATAATGAAAAGTTTTTGCGTACTGTTAAAAGATTACAGACAATTGCTGATAGCTCTTATTTTGGGTATGTGCATCGCAATGGGTATTATATTATTGCAAGCCTTTATTTCAATGAAAAAGATTATGCTAATGCTGCAAAATATTATGAAAAAGCTTCACAGTATGCATCACCGTTATTTGCTGCACTGGCATTACAGCAGGCAGGCATGGCATCAGAATACCTCAATAATGTTGATGAAGCTTTACGGTATTATCTCCTATGTGAATCAAAGTATAAAGATGGCTATAATATTGACCAGATATTATACAGTATTGGAAGGATGTATGCTCTTAAAGGTGAATATTATAAAGCTCAGGAATATTTTAACAGGGTATCTACTGAGTTCCCGCAATCATTTTTTGCAAAAAAGGCAGCCCAGCACAGTATTTTTTTAGGGGCTATTGAAAGCGAAAAGAAAAATTAA
- the rpmF gene encoding 50S ribosomal protein L32, which yields MAVPKRRKSKAKSRMRRSHDAIGAPNLRPCPTCGAYVLPHRVCPECGHYKGKLIVEPVVKVNKG from the coding sequence GTGGCAGTACCAAAAAGGCGAAAATCAAAAGCAAAATCAAGGATGCGCCGTTCGCATGATGCGATTGGGGCACCAAACTTAAGACCATGCCCAACCTGTGGTGCGTACGTTTTGCCTCATAGAGTATGCCCTGAATGTGGCCATTATAAGGGAAAACTTATAGTGGAACCGGTTGTAAAAGTTAACAAAGGTTAA
- a CDS encoding acyl carrier protein — protein sequence MTVDFEKIKKIIVDQLGVDESEVTLQASFVDDLGADSLDTVELVMALEEEFGIEIPDEDAEKLLTVEDVVKYIEAKLQ from the coding sequence ATGACAGTTGATTTTGAAAAAATAAAAAAAATAATTGTGGATCAGTTAGGGGTCGATGAATCGGAAGTTACACTACAGGCATCATTTGTTGATGACTTAGGAGCTGATTCGCTTGATACTGTAGAACTGGTTATGGCGTTAGAAGAAGAGTTTGGAATAGAGATACCTGATGAAGATGCCGAAAAATTATTAACCGTTGAAGATGTTGTTAAATATATTGAAGCAAAATTACAGTGA
- the rnc gene encoding ribonuclease III, protein MDDENKKGIDKKRQNRKLQQLEKRLHFTFSNKSLLKRALTHRSYVNESSIPVKDNERLEYLGDSVLGLVVNEYLFKSFENYPEGDLAKIKSAVVSEETLAKVANQMNLGDYLIMGRGEELTGGRYRQSILADALEAIIGAVYLDAGLTKSKKLVLRLLKKDIQRIDKLSYLRDPKTTLQEIVQKKYKSRPLYTVIHESGPDHSKMYTIKLTINDRDITIGTGSSKQKAESDAAKKALELIYSNRISI, encoded by the coding sequence ATGGATGATGAAAATAAGAAGGGCATAGATAAAAAAAGGCAAAACCGTAAATTGCAACAGCTTGAAAAACGTTTACACTTTACTTTTTCAAATAAATCATTATTGAAACGTGCTTTAACCCACCGTTCCTATGTTAATGAATCCTCAATTCCTGTAAAAGATAATGAGCGGTTAGAGTATTTGGGTGATTCGGTATTGGGTTTAGTGGTCAATGAATATCTGTTTAAATCGTTTGAAAATTACCCTGAAGGCGATCTGGCAAAAATAAAATCTGCTGTAGTTTCAGAAGAAACCCTGGCAAAAGTTGCCAATCAGATGAACTTAGGTGATTATTTAATTATGGGAAGGGGTGAAGAGCTTACTGGTGGCAGATATCGTCAATCAATACTGGCAGATGCACTGGAAGCAATTATTGGCGCAGTATACCTTGATGCAGGATTAACAAAATCAAAAAAGTTGGTGCTGAGGTTATTAAAAAAAGATATTCAGCGTATTGATAAACTTTCATATTTACGCGATCCAAAAACAACATTACAGGAGATAGTTCAGAAGAAATATAAAAGCAGGCCCTTATATACAGTGATCCATGAATCTGGCCCCGATCACAGTAAAATGTATACCATTAAGTTAACAATAAACGATCGTGATATAACAATTGGAACAGGAAGCAGTAAGCAAAAAGCAGAGTCTGATGCTGCAAAAAAAGCACTTGAACTTATTTACTCCAACAGGATAAGTATATGA
- a CDS encoding NUDIX hydrolase: protein MRFELSHKKIRIRVAGLVVEDNKILMIAHKKGSEVYWLLPGGGVEYQESLDEALKREFLEELGLTVEVGDIALIADSIEPNGKRHIINIVFWCYLMNKSIRLGDEKILYDFSFKPVSELTDVVMYPPLNEYIIQLLKNKNERIYKGSLWIP, encoded by the coding sequence ATGAGATTTGAGCTATCACATAAAAAGATCAGGATCCGTGTAGCTGGCCTGGTTGTTGAAGATAACAAAATATTGATGATAGCTCATAAAAAAGGAAGTGAAGTCTACTGGTTGTTGCCTGGCGGAGGTGTTGAGTATCAGGAATCACTTGATGAGGCACTCAAAAGGGAGTTTCTTGAAGAATTGGGACTTACAGTAGAAGTTGGTGATATTGCATTGATAGCAGATTCAATAGAACCTAACGGGAAACGTCATATTATTAATATTGTATTCTGGTGTTATCTGATGAATAAGTCAATACGTTTGGGTGATGAAAAAATTTTATATGATTTCAGTTTCAAGCCTGTCAGTGAATTAACTGATGTAGTTATGTACCCGCCACTTAATGAGTATATTATTCAATTGTTAAAGAATAAAAACGAACGAATATATAAAGGTTCACTGTGGATCCCATAA